In a genomic window of Larus michahellis chromosome 3, bLarMic1.1, whole genome shotgun sequence:
- the MCM3 gene encoding DNA replication licensing factor MCM3: protein MAAPAGGLEDAELREAQRDYLDFLDDEEDQGIYHSKVRDMISDNQYRLLVSINDLRRKNEKRANRLLSNAFEELIAFQRALKDFVASVDATYAKQYEDFYIGLEGSFGSKHVSPRTLTACFLSCIVCVEGIVTKCSLVRPKIVRSVHYCPATKKTIERRYTDMTSLDAFPSSSVYPTKDEENNPLETEFGLSVYKDHQTITIQEMPEKAPAGQLPRSVDVILDDDLVDKVKPGDRIQVVGTYRCLPGKKGGYTSGTFRTILIACHVKQMSKDVRPLYSAADVAKIKRFSKSRSKDIFDQLARSLAPSIHGHEYIKKALLCMLLGGVEKVLENGSRIRGDINILLIGDPSVAKSQLLRYVLSTAPRAIPTTGRGSSGVGLTAAVTTDQETGERRLEAGAMVLADRGVVCIDEFDKMSDIDRTAIHEVMEQGRVTIAKAGIHARLNSRCSVLAAANPVYGRYDQYKTPMENIGLQDSLLSRFDLLFIVLDQMDPEQDREISDHVLRMHRYRNPNEQDGDAMPLGSAVEILATEDPDFVQEEEQELQVYEKHDDLLHGPNRRKEKIVSMEFMRKYIHVAKMIKPVLTQESASYIAEEYSRLRNQSQMNSDIARTSPVTARTLETLIRLSTAHAKARMNKTVDLQDAEAALELVQFAYFKKVLEKEKKRRKQVEDDSETEKEEDQESQPKEERSTRRRKKARTGGEGDSYDPYDFSDAEEEMPEVQAHTPKTPEASATGEAKKPELSEPRLKAFKAALLDVFKSSHAQSVGLKSVMESINRDNPEPFSLAEVKVALAHMQDDNQIMVSDDIIFLI, encoded by the exons ATGGCGGCGCCGGCGGGCGGGCTGGAGGACGCGGAGCTGCGGGAGGCGCAGCGCGACTACCTCGATTTTCTGGACGATGAG GAAGATCAAGGGATTTATCACAGCAAAGTCCGGGACATGATCAGCGACAACCAGTACCGCCTCCTCGTCAGCATCAACGACCTGCGGCGGAAGAACGAGAAGAGGGCCAACCG GCTCTTGAGCAATGCCTTTGAGGAGCTGATCGCCTTCCAGCGAGCCCTGAAGGATTTTGTCGCCTCTGTTGATGCCACCTATGCCAAGCAGTACGAGGACTTCTACATTGGGCTGGAGGGCAGCTTCGGCTCCAAGCACGTGTCGCCGCGGACGCTGACGGCCTGTTTCCTCAGCTGCATTGTCTGTGTGGAGGGCATCGTGACGAAAT GCTCTCTGGTTCGTCCAAAGATCGTCCGGAGCGTCCATTATTGCCCAGCTACCAAGAAGACTATTGAGCGCCGATACACAGACATGACCTCCCTGGATGCATTCCCATCCAGCTCCGTCTACCCTACAAAG GATGAAGAGAATAACCCCCTGGAGACAGAGTTTGGCCTCTCTGTCTACAAGGACCATCAGACCATCACCATCCAGGAGATGCCTGAGAAGGCACCAGCAGGGCAGCTGCCACGCTCGGTGGATGTCATTCTGGATGATGACCTGGTGGACAAGGTGAAGCCTGGGGACCGCATCCAGGTGGTGGGAACGTACCGCTGCCTGCCAGGAAAGAAAGGGGGTTACACTTCAGGGACTTTCAG GACTATCCTCATCGCTTGCCATGTGAAGCAGATGAGCAAAGACGTCCGGCCTCTCTACTCTGCTGCTGATGTGGCCAAGATCAAGAGATTCAGCAAGAGTCGCTCCAAG GATATCTTTGACCAGCTGGCAAGATCCCTGGCTCCCAGCATCCATGGGCACGAGTACATCAAGAAGGCCCTTCTCTGCATGCTGCTTGGAGGGGTGGAGAAGGTCCTGGAGAATGGGAGCCGCATCCGAGGAGACATCAACATCTTGCTGATAG GAGACCCTTCTGTGGCCAAGTCTCAGCTGCTGCGGTACGTCCTCAGCACCGCACCCCGCGCCATCCCCACCACTGGCAGAGGTTCCTCCGGCGTTGGCCTGACAGCTGCCGTCACCACGGACCAAGAAACTG GCGAACGGCGCCTGGAAGCAGGGGCCATGGTGTTGGCTGACCGGGGGGTGGTGTGCATTGACGAGTTTGACAAGATGTCCGACATTGACCGCACGGCCATCCATGAGGTGATGGAGCAGGGCCGCGTCACCATTGCCAAGGCCGGCATCCATGCCCGTCTCAACTCCCGCTGCAGTGTCCTGGCGGCGGCCAACCCTGTCTACGGCAGG TACGACCAGTACAAGACGCCCATGGAGAACATTGGCCTGCAGGACTCCTTGCTCTCCCGCTTCGACCTGCTCTTCATCGTGCTGGACCAGATGGACCCCGAGCAGGACAGGGAGATCTCGGACCACGTCCTGCGGATGCACCGCTACCGCAACCCCAACGAGCAGGATGGGGATG ccatgcCCTTGGGCAGTGCTGTGGAGATCCTGGCTACGGAGGACCCCGACTTTGTGCAGGAAGAGGAACAGGAGCTCCAAGTGTATGAGAAACACGATGACCTCCTGCATGGGCCCAACCGCCGCAA agagaagATCGTCAGCATGGAGTTCATGAGGAAGTACATCCACGTGGCGAAGATGATTAAGCCCGTCTTGACCCAGGAGTCGGCAAGCTACATAGCGGAGGAGTATTCCCGCCTGCGCAACCAGAGCCAGATGAACTCGGACATCGCCAGG ACCTCCCCCGTCACGGCCCGTACCCTGGAGACCCTGATCCGCCTCTCCACAGCCCACGCCAAGGCCAGGATGAACAAGACAGTTGATCTGCAGGATGCTGAGGCGGCGTTGGAGCTGGTACAGTTCGCCTACTTCAAAAAG gtgctggagaaggaaaagaagcgGAGAAAGCAGGTGGAGGACGACTCGGAGACCGAGAAGGAGGAGGACCAGGAGTCGCAGCCCAAGGAGGAGCGCAGCACCAGGAG GAGAAAGAAGGCGCGCACAGGAGGCGAGGGGGACTCCTACGACCCATATGACTTCAGTGACGCCGAGGAGGAGATGCCGGAGG TCCAGGCACACACTCCCAAGACACCTGAAGCCTCGGCCACTGGCGAAGCGAAGAAGCCGGAATTGTCTGAGCCAAG GTTGAAAGCGTTCAAGGCTGCCCTCCTGGACGTCTTCAAATCTTCCCATGCCCAGTCCGTGGGTCTGAAGAGCGTGATGGAGTCCATCAACCGCGACAACCCTGAGCCCTTCTCACTGGCAGAAGTGAAGGTGGCGTTGGCCCACATGCAAGATGACAACCAGATCATGGTGTCTGATGATATTATCTTCTTAATCTGA